From Phaeobacter sp. A36a-5a, the proteins below share one genomic window:
- a CDS encoding GcvT family protein yields the protein MKTQVKALVVGGGAVGTSIAYHLANAGWDDVMLIERDELTSGSTWHAAGLLPLFNMSYATTHIHKYSVDFYKTLEEETGLNAGFAVVGNLRMAQTQERMDEYMLYASTAETCDVAYEWLTPDQIKERWPLIETGDLKGAIYHTEDGYINPADVTQAMAKGARQRGVEIHRKLQADAFHWTGTHWEVTCTKMIEKGGNLVESDEQVVITAEHVVTASGNHAQRTAKMLGIKMPAIPVEHTFIVMDQDPELVKWREAGNPEHPVIRDADNESYAREERGGWILGIYEHGAPARFEHGVPDSFRADLFPLDLDRIADQYMAMAERVPSCAESGLKDDFNGPICYTPDGNPLVGPAPGLRNMWLAEGFSFGITAAGGTGYYLAQMMVDGEAEIDMASLDPKRYSSNWMTTEFAARKNEECYEHVYILHHPDEERPAARPLRTAPAYERQKARGAQFGWVNGWERPNYFGPLDAPDNFDEESRSFRRGKWWQHAVDEAKAIREGVGLVDATAFTKHVVKGPGATQFLDWFTCNKLPKIGRINLTYALTAFGTTRTEYTIVRNGENNYYLVSAGAWSEYDADFLRKAAEDKMEEFGYIEIQDVTTQWGVFAIAGPKSRDVLKEVIVDADPETALSNKRFPWLSARQIELGMCPVNAIRVAYTGELGWELHHPIEMQNYLFDLLEKAGEKHGMKLVGARAQNWLRQEKSYRAFGNELGRDATPLEADLPRFVDLEKDFHGKDKLVETGVRVKCCTLLIDGPEDADPWGREALYAEDGTRVGRLTSGGYSVAFEKSIGMGYVKPEHAVEGTKLKVKIQDKLWDAVVTCDSPYDPKNETIRMNG from the coding sequence ATGAAAACCCAAGTCAAAGCATTGGTCGTCGGCGGTGGTGCCGTCGGGACATCCATTGCCTATCACCTCGCCAATGCAGGCTGGGACGATGTCATGCTGATCGAGCGGGATGAGCTGACCTCCGGCTCGACCTGGCACGCAGCCGGCCTGCTGCCGCTGTTCAACATGTCCTATGCGACCACCCACATCCACAAGTACTCGGTCGATTTCTACAAGACCCTGGAAGAGGAAACCGGCCTGAACGCGGGTTTCGCCGTGGTGGGCAACCTGCGCATGGCGCAGACCCAGGAGCGCATGGACGAATACATGCTCTATGCCTCTACCGCAGAGACCTGTGACGTGGCCTATGAGTGGCTGACCCCGGATCAGATCAAGGAGCGCTGGCCGCTGATCGAGACCGGCGACCTGAAAGGCGCGATCTACCACACCGAAGACGGCTACATTAACCCGGCAGACGTGACCCAGGCGATGGCCAAGGGCGCCCGTCAGCGCGGCGTCGAGATCCACCGCAAGCTGCAGGCCGATGCCTTCCACTGGACCGGCACCCACTGGGAAGTCACCTGCACCAAGATGATCGAAAAAGGCGGCAACCTAGTGGAGAGCGACGAGCAGGTCGTGATCACCGCCGAGCATGTCGTGACTGCCTCCGGCAACCACGCGCAGCGCACCGCCAAGATGCTGGGCATCAAGATGCCTGCGATCCCGGTTGAACACACCTTCATCGTCATGGATCAGGACCCCGAGCTGGTCAAATGGCGCGAAGCCGGCAACCCCGAGCACCCGGTGATCCGCGACGCCGACAATGAATCCTACGCGCGCGAAGAGCGCGGCGGCTGGATACTTGGCATCTATGAGCACGGCGCGCCCGCGCGCTTTGAGCATGGCGTGCCCGACAGCTTCCGCGCCGACCTGTTCCCGCTGGATCTGGACCGGATTGCCGACCAGTATATGGCGATGGCGGAACGCGTGCCCTCCTGCGCCGAGAGCGGCCTGAAGGACGATTTCAACGGCCCGATCTGCTACACCCCCGACGGCAACCCGCTGGTTGGTCCGGCACCGGGCCTGCGCAACATGTGGCTGGCTGAGGGCTTCTCCTTCGGCATCACCGCCGCAGGCGGCACCGGCTACTATCTGGCGCAGATGATGGTGGATGGCGAAGCCGAGATCGACATGGCGTCGCTTGACCCGAAACGCTACTCCTCCAACTGGATGACCACCGAGTTCGCCGCGCGCAAGAACGAAGAGTGCTATGAGCACGTCTACATCCTGCACCACCCGGATGAAGAGCGCCCGGCAGCCCGCCCGCTGCGCACAGCGCCCGCGTATGAGCGCCAGAAAGCGCGCGGCGCACAGTTCGGCTGGGTCAACGGCTGGGAACGCCCGAACTACTTCGGCCCGCTGGATGCACCCGACAATTTCGACGAGGAAAGCCGCTCTTTCCGTCGTGGCAAATGGTGGCAGCACGCTGTGGACGAAGCCAAGGCCATCCGCGAAGGCGTTGGTCTGGTGGATGCAACCGCCTTTACCAAGCATGTCGTCAAAGGCCCCGGTGCGACCCAGTTCCTCGACTGGTTCACCTGCAACAAGCTGCCGAAGATCGGCCGCATCAACCTGACCTATGCGCTGACAGCTTTCGGCACCACCCGCACCGAATACACCATCGTGCGCAACGGCGAGAACAACTACTATCTGGTCTCCGCCGGCGCCTGGTCCGAGTATGACGCCGACTTCCTGCGTAAGGCGGCTGAGGACAAGATGGAGGAGTTCGGCTACATCGAGATCCAGGACGTGACCACCCAGTGGGGCGTCTTCGCCATCGCAGGCCCCAAGTCGCGCGATGTGCTGAAAGAGGTGATCGTCGACGCCGATCCGGAAACCGCGCTCTCCAACAAGCGCTTCCCCTGGCTGTCGGCCCGTCAGATCGAATTGGGCATGTGCCCGGTCAATGCGATCCGCGTGGCCTACACCGGTGAGCTGGGCTGGGAGCTGCATCACCCGATCGAGATGCAGAACTACCTGTTCGACCTCTTGGAGAAGGCGGGCGAGAAGCATGGCATGAAGCTGGTCGGCGCCCGCGCCCAGAACTGGCTGCGTCAGGAGAAATCCTACCGTGCCTTCGGCAACGAGCTGGGCCGCGACGCGACCCCGCTGGAAGCCGACCTGCCGCGCTTTGTCGATCTGGAGAAGGACTTCCACGGCAAGGACAAGCTGGTTGAGACCGGCGTCCGCGTCAAATGCTGCACCCTGCTGATCGACGGGCCGGAAGATGCCGATCCCTGGGGCCGCGAGGCGCTTTATGCCGAGGACGGCACCCGTGTAGGCCGCCTGACCTCCGGCGGCTACTCGGTGGCCTTCGAGAAATCCATCGGCATGGGCTACGTAAAGCCTGAGCACGCGGTGGAAGGCACCAAGCTGAAGGTGAAGATCCAGGACAAGTTGTGGGATGCGGTTGTCACCTGCGACAGCCCCTATGATCCAAAGAACGAAACCATCCGCATGAATGGCTAA
- a CDS encoding FAD-binding oxidoreductase: MVQATRLPRNGAGIAAVIDALKARFGTQLQTGQAIREQHGHTTTWISNQAPDAVVFPTSTAEVAEIVKICADHGVPVIPYGTGTSLEGHVNAPAGGICIDMMRMDQILAVHAEDLDVVVQPGVTREQLNTYLRDQGLFFPIDPGANASLGGMAATRASGTNAVRYGTMKDNVLALEAVMADGGVIRTAQRARKSSAGYDMTRLLVGSEGTLGLITELTLRLQGIPEAIRSARCAFRSVDDACRAVMMTIQYGIPVARIELLDALSVQAANAYSGLDLPEMPLLLLEFHGSEAGVVEQSDMFASIAEEYGGFDIAATSTAEDRSKLWQARHDMYWACLQLRPGAKGISTDVCVPISKLAECVSAARSKAEEMGLLAPMVGHVGDGNFHALLLIDMDSAEEREKADAYVGWLNELAISMEGTCTGEHGIGQGKRPYLTQELGETTRYMAAIKAALDPENILNPGKILEI, from the coding sequence ATGGTGCAAGCCACAAGACTGCCGCGCAACGGCGCCGGGATTGCCGCCGTCATTGACGCGTTGAAGGCGCGCTTTGGCACACAGCTACAGACCGGGCAGGCGATCCGCGAACAGCACGGCCACACCACCACCTGGATCAGCAATCAGGCGCCGGATGCGGTCGTCTTTCCCACCTCCACCGCCGAGGTGGCCGAGATCGTAAAGATCTGCGCGGACCACGGCGTGCCGGTTATCCCCTATGGCACCGGCACCTCGCTTGAGGGGCACGTAAACGCCCCCGCCGGGGGCATCTGCATCGACATGATGCGGATGGATCAGATCCTTGCTGTCCATGCCGAGGATCTGGATGTGGTGGTGCAGCCCGGCGTCACCCGCGAACAGCTCAACACCTATCTGCGCGATCAGGGCCTGTTCTTTCCCATTGATCCCGGCGCCAATGCCTCGCTCGGCGGTATGGCCGCAACGCGCGCCTCGGGCACCAACGCAGTGCGCTATGGCACCATGAAGGACAATGTGCTGGCGCTTGAGGCGGTGATGGCCGACGGCGGGGTGATCCGCACCGCTCAGCGCGCCAGGAAATCCTCGGCCGGCTATGACATGACACGGCTTCTGGTTGGCTCCGAAGGCACGCTGGGTCTGATCACCGAACTCACCCTGCGTCTGCAGGGCATCCCGGAGGCGATCCGCTCGGCCCGCTGCGCCTTTCGCAGCGTCGATGATGCCTGTCGTGCGGTGATGATGACCATCCAATACGGCATTCCCGTCGCCCGCATCGAACTGCTGGATGCGCTCAGCGTGCAGGCGGCCAATGCCTATTCCGGTCTCGACCTGCCGGAAATGCCGCTGCTGTTGCTGGAATTCCACGGCTCCGAGGCCGGTGTGGTTGAGCAGAGCGACATGTTTGCCTCCATCGCCGAGGAGTACGGCGGCTTTGACATCGCGGCCACCTCAACGGCGGAGGACCGCAGCAAGCTCTGGCAGGCGCGCCACGATATGTACTGGGCCTGCCTGCAGCTGCGCCCCGGTGCCAAGGGGATCTCCACCGATGTCTGCGTGCCAATCTCGAAACTGGCGGAATGTGTCAGCGCTGCGCGCTCAAAGGCCGAAGAGATGGGGCTTCTGGCACCGATGGTGGGCCATGTCGGCGACGGCAATTTCCACGCGCTGTTGCTGATAGATATGGACAGCGCAGAAGAACGCGAAAAAGCCGATGCCTATGTGGGCTGGCTCAATGAGCTGGCGATCTCGATGGAGGGTACCTGCACCGGCGAACATGGCATCGGACAGGGCAAACGCCCCTATCTGACGCAGGAACTTGGCGAGACCACCCGCTATATGGCTGCGATCAAGGCGGCGCTGGACCCGGAAAATATCCTCAATCCCGGCAAGATACTGGAGATCTGA
- the ggt gene encoding gamma-glutamyltransferase: MKRTLIAGVWITTLGAALPLMAQEAADAVAPEGAAETADAGFAAISADVAAALEAKSAGTPVESENWMIAAANPHAVAAGAEVLRAGGTAADAMVAVQTVLGLVEPQSSGLGGGAFLVWYDAASGEVTTLDGRETAPLAATPTLFQDDAGEPLKFYDAVVGGRSVGTPGTPALLEAAHRRWGRAAWPGLFTAAIDLAEEGFAVSPRLAGLIENDADRLSRWSDTADYFLPGGTPLAVGSTLKNPAYADTLRRLADEGARGFYTGPVAEAITNAVRNAEGNPGVLSAMDLALYQVKERPAVCVTYRAFEACGMGPPSSGALTVGQILGMLGNYDLAELGADNPQSWRLIGDASRLAFADRGRYMADSDYVPVPTQGLVAPDYLATRATLLEGDAALPAVNAGAPEFDHALLLADDESIELPSTSHISIVDQYGNVLSMTTTIENGFGSRLMAAGFLLNNELTDFSFRTHSDGVPIANRLEPGKRPRSSMAPTIVLKDGKPALAIGSPGGSRIIGYVAKTIVAWADWGMDVQQAVALPHAVNRFGTYDVEAGTSAEEMAQPLMDMGFEVNARDLTSGLHAIEIGDGLKGGADPRREGIALGG, encoded by the coding sequence ATGAAACGAACACTGATTGCAGGGGTTTGGATCACGACGTTGGGCGCTGCCCTGCCGCTTATGGCGCAGGAAGCGGCGGATGCCGTGGCGCCAGAGGGCGCGGCAGAAACCGCCGATGCCGGCTTTGCGGCCATCAGCGCCGATGTCGCCGCGGCCCTTGAGGCCAAATCCGCAGGCACCCCGGTCGAGTCCGAGAACTGGATGATTGCCGCTGCCAACCCCCATGCGGTGGCTGCCGGTGCCGAGGTGCTGCGCGCAGGCGGCACCGCTGCCGATGCCATGGTTGCGGTGCAGACCGTGCTGGGGCTGGTTGAGCCGCAATCCTCCGGTCTGGGCGGTGGCGCGTTCCTGGTCTGGTATGATGCGGCCAGCGGCGAGGTCACGACATTGGACGGGCGCGAAACCGCGCCACTGGCAGCGACGCCGACCCTGTTTCAGGACGACGCGGGCGAGCCGCTGAAATTCTACGATGCCGTGGTCGGGGGCCGGTCCGTGGGCACACCGGGCACGCCTGCCTTGCTGGAGGCGGCGCATCGTCGCTGGGGCCGTGCCGCCTGGCCGGGCCTGTTCACCGCCGCGATTGATCTGGCCGAAGAGGGCTTTGCCGTCTCCCCCCGGTTGGCCGGCCTGATCGAAAATGACGCCGACCGGCTGTCGCGCTGGTCGGATACCGCCGATTACTTCCTGCCCGGCGGCACGCCGCTGGCGGTGGGCAGCACGCTGAAGAATCCGGCCTATGCCGATACCCTGCGCCGCCTCGCGGATGAGGGCGCGCGCGGTTTCTACACCGGCCCGGTGGCCGAGGCGATCACCAATGCGGTGCGCAACGCCGAGGGCAACCCCGGCGTGCTGTCGGCGATGGATCTGGCACTCTATCAGGTAAAGGAGCGCCCCGCGGTCTGCGTCACCTACCGCGCGTTCGAAGCCTGCGGCATGGGGCCGCCGTCATCCGGGGCGCTGACCGTCGGGCAGATCCTCGGCATGTTGGGCAACTATGACCTGGCGGAACTGGGCGCCGACAACCCGCAGTCCTGGCGCCTGATCGGCGATGCCTCGCGCCTCGCCTTTGCCGATCGCGGCCGCTACATGGCCGACAGCGATTACGTGCCGGTGCCCACGCAGGGTCTGGTGGCGCCGGATTACCTCGCGACCCGCGCAACCCTGCTTGAGGGCGATGCCGCCCTGCCCGCGGTGAACGCAGGCGCGCCGGAGTTCGATCACGCGCTGCTGCTGGCCGATGATGAGTCGATTGAGCTGCCCTCGACCTCCCATATCTCCATCGTCGACCAGTATGGCAACGTTCTGTCGATGACCACGACCATTGAAAACGGCTTTGGCTCGCGGCTGATGGCGGCTGGGTTCCTGCTGAATAACGAGCTCACCGATTTCTCCTTCCGCACCCACAGCGACGGCGTGCCGATTGCCAACCGGCTGGAACCGGGCAAGCGCCCACGCTCCTCGATGGCGCCCACCATCGTGCTGAAGGACGGCAAGCCCGCTCTGGCCATCGGCTCCCCCGGCGGCAGCCGCATCATCGGCTATGTCGCCAAGACCATCGTCGCCTGGGCGGATTGGGGCATGGATGTGCAGCAGGCCGTGGCACTGCCCCATGCGGTGAACCGCTTTGGCACCTATGATGTCGAGGCCGGCACCAGCGCCGAGGAGATGGCCCAGCCGCTGATGGATATGGGGTTTGAGGTCAACGCCCGCGATCTGACCTCCGGCCTGCATGCCATCGAGATCGGTGACGGGCTGAAAGGCGGCGCAGATCCGCGCCGCGAAGGCATCGCGCTGGGGGGCTGA
- a CDS encoding 2-hydroxyacid dehydrogenase: MARERLSVVVTRRLPEPVETRLSELFDVRLREDDTPMTRAELATAMKDADVLVPTVTDTIDAALLAQAGERLKLIANYGAGVDHIDVATARQRGVLVSNTPGVLTDDTADMAMALIMAVTRRIPEGLAIMQKGDWQGWSPTALLGGRLAGRRLGILGMGSIGQAVAKRAAAFGMQVHYHNRRRLRPEIEERFEATYWESLDQMVARMDVLSINCPSTPSTFHLMNARRLKLMKPDAVIVNTSRGEVIDEHALTRMLRSGEIAGAGLDVYEHGTDINPRLRELENVVLLPHMGSATLEGRLEMGEKVLLNIKTFEDGHRPPDQVVPSML; the protein is encoded by the coding sequence GTGGCAAGAGAACGTCTGAGTGTTGTCGTTACGCGACGGTTGCCGGAGCCGGTCGAAACCCGGTTGAGCGAATTGTTCGATGTGCGTCTGCGCGAGGACGACACGCCGATGACCCGCGCCGAGCTGGCCACCGCGATGAAGGACGCCGATGTGCTGGTTCCAACCGTGACCGACACCATAGATGCCGCCTTGCTGGCGCAGGCCGGTGAGCGTCTGAAACTGATCGCCAACTATGGCGCGGGGGTCGATCACATTGATGTGGCCACTGCGCGCCAGCGGGGAGTTCTGGTGTCCAACACGCCCGGCGTGCTGACCGATGATACCGCCGATATGGCAATGGCGCTGATCATGGCGGTGACCCGCCGAATCCCCGAAGGGCTTGCGATCATGCAGAAAGGCGACTGGCAGGGCTGGTCGCCCACCGCCCTGCTCGGCGGGCGGCTGGCCGGGCGGCGTCTGGGCATTCTGGGCATGGGCAGCATCGGGCAGGCGGTGGCCAAACGGGCCGCGGCCTTTGGTATGCAGGTCCATTACCACAACCGCCGACGCCTGCGCCCGGAGATCGAAGAGCGCTTTGAAGCCACCTATTGGGAGAGCCTCGATCAGATGGTGGCCCGCATGGATGTGCTGTCGATCAACTGCCCCTCGACGCCCTCGACCTTTCATCTGATGAACGCACGGCGGCTGAAACTGATGAAGCCCGATGCGGTGATCGTGAACACCTCGCGCGGGGAAGTGATCGACGAACACGCGCTGACCCGTATGTTGCGCTCCGGTGAAATCGCCGGCGCCGGTCTCGACGTCTATGAACATGGCACTGACATCAACCCGCGATTGCGCGAGTTGGAAAACGTCGTGCTGCTGCCGCATATGGGCTCCGCCACGCTTGAGGGACGTCTGGAGATGGGCGAGAAAGTTCTGCTGAATATCAAGACATTCGAGGACGGCCATCGACCACCAGATCAGGTTGTCCCCTCCATGCTGTAG
- a CDS encoding SH3 domain-containing protein, with protein MILIGVTGAVAPAPGHARDERGPVTNLPLPRFVSMKAAEGNVRRGPSLTHKIDWVFKRRGMPLEITAEYGHWRRVRDRDGAGGWVHYALLSGSRTVLIEEDMLTVHARPDPNAPVTAAFELGVVARLGKCDISWCSISAGGYRGWAPKEKLWGVAPDELRD; from the coding sequence ATGATCCTGATTGGCGTGACCGGTGCGGTGGCCCCTGCCCCCGGCCATGCCCGTGACGAACGCGGGCCGGTGACCAACCTGCCCCTGCCCCGGTTCGTGTCGATGAAGGCTGCCGAGGGCAACGTGCGCCGGGGTCCGTCGTTGACGCATAAGATCGACTGGGTGTTCAAGCGGCGCGGGATGCCGCTGGAGATCACCGCCGAATACGGGCACTGGCGCCGCGTGCGTGATCGCGACGGGGCCGGCGGCTGGGTTCATTATGCGCTGCTGTCAGGGTCACGCACCGTGCTGATCGAAGAGGACATGCTGACGGTCCATGCCCGCCCGGACCCCAACGCCCCTGTGACCGCCGCCTTTGAGCTCGGCGTGGTGGCGCGGCTGGGCAAATGCGACATCAGCTGGTGTTCAATCTCCGCCGGTGGCTATCGCGGCTGGGCGCCCAAGGAAAAGCTGTGGGGGGTGGCCCCGGATGAGCTGCGCGACTGA
- a CDS encoding AAA family ATPase — protein sequence MKLTAVRLTNVRRFVDPVEITGIGPGLNLLSAPNEQGKSTIFDALQALFFKDAKSWDKDVRALAPYAGGDPEVEVELTHQGSHYRIAKTFTKASGKGTARIWREGALLHQADAAEAWLRDLIAPPKDGPVGMLWLRQGLTDFADAKDTLEARRDLMSSLSGEVEAVTGGQQMESLRRRLRADLDRMVTSRGARKGGPLAEAEARVATLAEQRDTLAGQVADLRQLLDQRQLLRREQADLSAPQETAARQSRLKAAEAALVAAKRHREQCEQARRALDLALSRRDGQAARIETQTARLADHARASKALTQATERREDAARTAEQAAVQLNSAELAAAKARDAVAAIRKSIAAALRAEAVQQAQLRRAELTERLSQFDALEADLVGDRQLAKEAVTAAAMARLEDLAQSVALARHARAASAAALSVAYLPGAEARLSLDGEPLHEGAEVALPDGGRLEIPGLATVTLHPARGSDSGALSEAETALARALADQGFETLEQARRAHHARSAATARLKEGEATQRALAPEGREALVAAIAALPVGSDGQADAEGEALPDRADLDAAQAGAEAGELAADATLAQRRTEEAAAQKEAHGALAHAEAAEAELARATVALGDAEAATAELATLRSGLPALEQAVAEARAEEARLTAEAPDLEQAQAACQRARSVVETAQARLQALARDLAVLDARVSAHASHAVEEELAEVTDQLAVAETTLAALHFEVATLRRLDQALEAAQAGAQAQYLGPLMAELTPLLRRLWPEAQVQVDADSVLPSQLARGAAEEQLTQLSGGTQEQLALMVRLAFARLLAKSGRGIPVILDDALAYTDDARIEALFDALTLQANDLQILVFSCRQKSFRELGGTSLAIRPADRRD from the coding sequence ATGAAGCTGACGGCCGTTCGCCTGACCAATGTGCGCCGCTTTGTCGATCCGGTTGAAATCACCGGCATCGGCCCCGGTCTCAACCTGCTGAGCGCGCCTAATGAACAGGGTAAATCCACCATCTTCGACGCGCTTCAGGCGCTGTTTTTCAAGGATGCGAAATCCTGGGACAAGGACGTGCGCGCGCTGGCTCCCTATGCCGGCGGCGACCCGGAGGTGGAGGTCGAGCTGACCCATCAGGGCAGCCACTACCGCATCGCCAAGACCTTTACCAAAGCCTCCGGCAAGGGCACCGCGCGGATCTGGCGGGAGGGCGCGCTGCTGCATCAGGCCGATGCCGCCGAGGCCTGGCTGCGCGACCTCATTGCACCGCCAAAGGACGGCCCGGTGGGGATGCTCTGGCTGCGACAGGGGCTGACCGATTTTGCCGATGCCAAGGACACGCTGGAGGCGCGACGCGATCTGATGTCTTCGCTCAGCGGCGAGGTCGAGGCGGTGACCGGCGGTCAGCAGATGGAGAGCCTGCGCCGCCGCCTGCGCGCCGATCTGGACCGGATGGTGACCAGTCGCGGTGCCCGCAAGGGCGGCCCGCTGGCCGAGGCCGAGGCCCGCGTGGCGACGCTGGCTGAACAGCGCGACACTCTGGCAGGGCAGGTCGCGGATCTGCGCCAGCTGCTGGACCAGCGCCAGCTCCTGCGCCGCGAACAGGCCGATCTCTCGGCACCACAGGAAACCGCAGCCCGCCAGTCCCGGCTGAAAGCTGCCGAAGCCGCACTGGTCGCCGCCAAGCGGCACCGAGAGCAATGCGAACAGGCTCGCCGCGCGCTTGATCTGGCGCTGTCGCGCCGCGACGGGCAGGCGGCGCGGATCGAAACCCAGACGGCGCGCCTCGCGGATCATGCCCGCGCCAGCAAGGCGCTGACGCAGGCAACGGAGCGGCGGGAGGACGCCGCCCGCACCGCCGAACAGGCCGCCGTACAGTTGAACTCCGCCGAACTCGCCGCCGCCAAGGCGCGCGATGCCGTTGCCGCGATCCGCAAATCCATCGCCGCCGCCCTGCGCGCCGAGGCTGTGCAGCAGGCTCAATTGCGCCGTGCCGAGCTGACCGAGCGTCTGTCCCAGTTCGATGCGCTAGAGGCAGATCTGGTGGGCGATCGCCAGCTGGCCAAGGAGGCTGTCACAGCCGCCGCGATGGCCCGGCTGGAAGATCTGGCACAGTCGGTTGCTCTGGCCCGCCACGCCCGCGCCGCCTCCGCTGCCGCACTCAGCGTTGCCTATCTGCCCGGCGCCGAGGCGCGGCTGAGCCTTGACGGTGAACCGCTGCACGAGGGGGCAGAGGTGGCCCTGCCCGATGGCGGCAGGCTGGAGATACCGGGCCTTGCCACCGTGACCCTGCATCCCGCGCGCGGCAGCGATAGCGGCGCATTGTCCGAGGCCGAAACCGCCCTGGCGCGGGCTCTGGCCGACCAGGGTTTCGAAACGCTGGAACAGGCCCGCAGGGCGCATCATGCCCGCAGTGCCGCAACGGCCCGCCTGAAAGAGGGCGAGGCCACCCAGCGAGCGCTTGCGCCGGAGGGGCGCGAAGCGCTGGTCGCGGCGATCGCAGCCTTGCCGGTTGGGTCGGATGGGCAGGCCGATGCGGAGGGCGAGGCCCTGCCGGACCGGGCCGACCTGGACGCGGCGCAGGCCGGGGCTGAGGCTGGCGAACTGGCCGCAGATGCCACACTTGCACAGCGCCGCACCGAGGAGGCCGCCGCTCAGAAAGAGGCCCATGGCGCGCTGGCCCATGCCGAGGCTGCCGAGGCCGAGCTGGCCCGCGCCACCGTGGCGCTGGGAGATGCCGAGGCGGCCACGGCAGAGCTGGCAACCCTCCGCTCCGGGCTGCCCGCGCTGGAGCAGGCCGTGGCCGAGGCCCGCGCCGAAGAGGCCCGCCTGACCGCCGAGGCCCCGGATCTGGAACAGGCTCAGGCGGCCTGCCAGCGTGCCCGTTCGGTGGTCGAGACGGCGCAGGCTCGCCTGCAGGCGCTGGCGCGCGATCTGGCGGTTCTGGACGCGCGTGTCAGCGCCCATGCCAGCCACGCGGTGGAGGAAGAACTGGCCGAGGTCACCGATCAGCTGGCGGTTGCCGAAACCACGCTGGCGGCGCTGCATTTCGAAGTGGCCACCCTGCGCCGTCTGGATCAGGCGCTGGAAGCCGCGCAGGCAGGCGCGCAGGCGCAATATCTGGGGCCGTTGATGGCCGAGCTGACGCCGCTGCTGCGTAGGCTCTGGCCGGAGGCACAGGTGCAGGTTGATGCCGACAGCGTGCTGCCCAGCCAGCTGGCGCGCGGCGCCGCAGAGGAGCAGCTGACCCAGCTCTCCGGTGGCACACAGGAACAATTGGCGCTGATGGTGCGGCTGGCCTTTGCCCGGCTCCTGGCGAAATCCGGGCGCGGCATCCCGGTCATTCTGGATGATGCGCTGGCCTATACCGACGATGCCCGCATCGAGGCGCTGTTTGACGCGCTGACACTACAGGCCAATGATCTGCAAATTCTGGTGTTTTCCTGCCGTCAGAAGAGCTTTCGCGAACTGGGCGGCACCAGCCTTGCGATCCGCCCCGCCGACCGCCGCGACTGA
- a CDS encoding metallophosphoesterase family protein, producing MTSLRLLHTSDLHLGKRFGQFDEETRAALQQARQGILPRLAQTAAEQGAEHVLIAGDLFDTETPSARVIRQALAAMAAAEPVQWWIIPGNHDSGAAEPLWAEMARHAPDNVHLLMQPDPVEMAPGATLLPAPCQHRFAGQDRTIWMESAETPEGHLRIGLAHGAVLDFDRDQNGAETIATTRASSARLDYLALGDWHGDFTLNAHSRYPGTPERDRFKHPGRGSCLLVDLPGPGQPPQLRQIEIGQYHWQELALDLAPGQDITALIRAALPADPPDWPDCLIRLRARGWVTADQHMQLRRFVAEQAPAFCHLSLDEEALRIEHRAEDLDQIATAGALRVAAETLMAESRNSTLAQDDRDVAAAALNRLYAAVQEGAE from the coding sequence ATGACCAGCCTGCGCCTGCTGCACACCTCCGATCTGCACCTGGGCAAACGCTTTGGCCAGTTCGATGAGGAAACCCGCGCCGCGCTGCAACAGGCCCGGCAGGGGATCCTGCCCCGGCTGGCGCAGACGGCGGCAGAGCAGGGCGCGGAACATGTGCTGATTGCGGGGGATCTCTTTGACACCGAAACCCCCTCGGCGCGGGTGATCCGGCAGGCGCTGGCCGCGATGGCCGCCGCCGAGCCGGTGCAGTGGTGGATCATCCCCGGCAATCACGACAGCGGCGCGGCCGAGCCGCTCTGGGCGGAGATGGCGCGCCATGCGCCGGACAATGTCCATCTGCTGATGCAGCCCGACCCGGTCGAGATGGCTCCCGGTGCCACGCTGTTGCCCGCCCCCTGTCAGCATCGTTTTGCCGGTCAGGATCGCACCATCTGGATGGAGAGCGCCGAGACGCCCGAGGGCCACCTGCGCATCGGGCTGGCCCATGGCGCAGTGCTCGATTTCGACCGCGACCAGAACGGTGCCGAGACCATCGCCACCACCCGCGCCAGCAGCGCGCGGCTGGATTATCTGGCGCTTGGCGACTGGCATGGCGATTTTACCCTCAATGCCCATAGCCGCTATCCCGGCACGCCGGAACGGGACCGCTTCAAACATCCGGGCCGCGGCAGCTGCCTGCTGGTGGATCTGCCGGGGCCGGGTCAGCCACCACAGCTGCGCCAGATCGAGATCGGCCAGTACCACTGGCAGGAGCTGGCGCTGGACCTGGCTCCGGGGCAGGATATCACCGCCCTGATCAGGGCCGCGCTGCCCGCCGACCCGCCGGACTGGCCCGACTGTCTGATCCGCCTGCGCGCGCGGGGCTGGGTCACCGCCGATCAGCATATGCAGCTGCGGCGTTTCGTGGCCGAGCAGGCCCCGGCCTTCTGCCATCTCAGCCTCGACGAGGAGGCGCTGCGGATCGAACACCGGGCCGAGGATCTGGACCAGATCGCCACCGCCGGCGCGCTGCGGGTCGCCGCCGAAACCCTGATGGCGGAAAGCCGGAACAGCACGCTGGCGCAGGACGACCGCGACGTGGCCGCAGCGGCGCTGAACCGGCTTTATGCGGCGGTGCAGGAGGGCGCGGAATGA